From the Primulina tabacum isolate GXHZ01 chromosome 3, ASM2559414v2, whole genome shotgun sequence genome, one window contains:
- the LOC142541053 gene encoding mitochondrial import inner membrane translocase subunit TIM23-1-like, which yields MAPNSDENDSNRRLYNPYQSMYNLPTSPEYLFQEESLAQRRSWGENLTYYTGIGYLGGVSVGAVKGIVSGVKSIEQTDTLKLKVNRILNGSGHAGRQVGNRCGVIGLMYAALESGMVAIRDTDDVINCVVAGLGTGALYKAAAGPRSAAVAGAIGGVIVGIAVTGKQALKRYVPI from the coding sequence ATGGCTCCAAATAGCGACGAAAACGATTCAAATCGCCGACTTTACAACCCTTACCAATCCATGTACAATCTCCCCACCTCCCCTGAATACCTGTTCCAAGAAGAGTCGCTCGCTCAGCGCCGCTCCTGGGGGGAGAATCTCACGTATTATACGGGAATCGGGTACCTTGGCGGCGTTTCGGTCGGCGCCGTCAAGGGTATTGTATCCGGAGTTAAATCGATTGAGCAGACCGATACATTGAAGCTGAAGGTGAATCGGATTCTTAACGGATCGGGGCATGCGGGTCGACAGGTGGGTAATCGATGCGGTGTTATCGGGTTGATGTATGCGGCTCTTGAGAGTGGAATGGTGGCGATTAGAGATACGGATGACGTAATCAACTGTGTCGTTGCGGGGTTGGGGACTGGAGCTCTTTACAAGGCGGCGGCGGGACCAAGGTCTGCGGCGGTGGCCGGAGCCATAGGTGGCGTGATTGTAGGGATTGCTGTTACGGGGAAGCAGGCGTTGAAGCGATACGTGCCCATttga